One region of Mucilaginibacter gotjawali genomic DNA includes:
- a CDS encoding tetratricopeptide repeat protein: MKRLFIILSLLPCLAIAQKTNYLKKGNEESGKKKYAEAISDFNIAIQQNDKNIWAYLYRGNAYANINKYNEAISDFSKVIELDHRFTKAYFYRANAYGNICNFKDAVSDYTQVVAIDRHNPLAYYYMANAKNNLKDYRSALDDYNMAVKLGKRGWEIYYAIAGAKSNLFDYEGAMKDYDRAIIDYNKTVRYTKMNQSLASAKIHLYEYRGVTRANAGYYSQSISDYKIALDLDKDNADVYYYRANALSNIKKYNEAIADYNTAFEDCNKKGTVKPLENAGPCNTASAGVCNFKMADLYHYRGNAESNAGDYVNAIKDYDAATALTPDNAEILLSRGVAKAKSNDTQGAEADFEAAIKLNPNDAKVYYYLGNADAEIKDYPNAIINYDKALQLGFNHAELYHYRANAKSNSADFEGAIADFTIAIKLTPKDAELYKYRGVAYSNSNDYHASIADFKIAVQLNPDDAEIYYYKANSEASAGEFENALNDYNKSIVMDPKHAEAYLYRGNAKTKLNDFDGAISDFDKAIEINPNLQNAYYYLGKAASDAGELKKALEYFDKAIVKSPENAELYLYRGLARNRLDDTLGALDDINHAIKYKREYSEAYQHRAEIYLSLKNYSSALLDADTSILYNKNKDGYGYITRADAEIGLKRLDSALTDFNAAIKENPKNSDGYSGRGHLEFLTLKYVEAQADLDKAIEINPANTYAYLYRGDLKIAIGDNAGAIQDYRKLLVFEPKNEEGNLKLGKALLAEKKYADALKLYDRLIANNNKNDEVYVLRGVALGGEGETQKAFAQFNEVIGRDTTTVNDLTAMVDEFRKIKTTIVTSPNYAALRSTYVPDADTASGIKRIYRAMGKLKPVISDAYIYTGNIYITLKDTIAASKNFDKGIYYDENNDEAFFSRANLKMGQKNYQGADFDYVSVLLINPDNVKTYAYRGLAESYLRDTANMRTDFEEAIKLSPKNENNFILRGKAKVNLQDQAGAMKDFNTAITLNPNNPDGWFNRGMAKINQNDGSGCADLRKALDLGSKEAPDAVKKYCR; the protein is encoded by the coding sequence ATGAAAAGACTATTTATCATACTTTCATTGTTACCTTGCCTGGCGATCGCCCAAAAAACTAATTATCTAAAAAAAGGTAATGAGGAATCAGGCAAGAAAAAATATGCTGAAGCTATCTCCGACTTCAATATCGCTATACAACAAAACGACAAAAACATCTGGGCGTATCTTTATCGCGGAAACGCCTATGCCAACATCAACAAATACAATGAGGCCATCAGTGATTTTTCAAAAGTAATTGAACTCGATCATCGTTTTACAAAGGCCTATTTTTACCGCGCAAACGCCTATGGCAATATCTGTAATTTTAAAGATGCCGTAAGCGATTATACCCAGGTTGTTGCCATTGACAGGCATAACCCGCTGGCCTACTATTATATGGCCAATGCTAAAAACAACCTTAAAGATTACAGGAGCGCTCTTGATGATTACAATATGGCCGTTAAGTTGGGTAAACGTGGATGGGAAATTTATTATGCCATAGCAGGCGCAAAAAGCAACCTGTTTGACTATGAAGGCGCGATGAAGGATTATGACAGGGCAATTATTGATTACAATAAAACTGTACGGTATACAAAAATGAATCAAAGCCTGGCTTCCGCAAAAATCCATTTATATGAATACCGGGGGGTTACAAGGGCCAATGCTGGTTACTACAGCCAGTCCATCAGTGATTATAAAATAGCGCTGGACCTGGATAAAGACAATGCCGACGTTTACTATTACAGAGCTAACGCGCTAAGTAACATCAAAAAATATAACGAGGCCATTGCCGACTATAATACGGCTTTTGAAGATTGCAATAAAAAAGGCACGGTAAAACCACTTGAAAATGCCGGCCCCTGCAATACAGCATCAGCGGGTGTGTGCAATTTTAAAATGGCAGATTTATACCATTACAGGGGAAATGCCGAAAGCAATGCGGGAGATTATGTAAACGCTATTAAGGATTATGATGCTGCCACCGCATTGACGCCTGATAACGCCGAAATATTATTATCACGCGGTGTTGCTAAAGCAAAATCAAACGATACGCAGGGTGCAGAAGCCGACTTTGAAGCAGCCATAAAGCTGAACCCTAATGATGCCAAAGTATATTATTACCTTGGAAACGCCGATGCCGAGATAAAGGACTATCCAAATGCTATCATCAATTACGACAAAGCATTGCAGCTGGGCTTTAACCACGCCGAGCTTTACCATTACAGGGCCAACGCCAAAAGTAATTCAGCTGATTTTGAGGGTGCAATAGCCGATTTTACCATTGCCATAAAACTAACCCCAAAAGACGCAGAGCTATATAAATACCGCGGTGTTGCCTATTCCAATTCAAACGATTACCATGCTTCGATAGCTGACTTTAAAATTGCTGTGCAACTTAATCCTGATGATGCAGAGATCTATTATTACAAAGCGAATTCCGAAGCTTCGGCCGGTGAGTTCGAAAACGCGCTGAACGACTATAATAAAAGTATCGTCATGGACCCTAAACATGCCGAAGCTTACCTGTATCGCGGAAACGCCAAAACCAAATTAAATGATTTTGATGGTGCGATCTCAGATTTTGATAAAGCGATAGAGATCAACCCAAATCTGCAGAATGCCTATTATTATTTGGGCAAAGCGGCAAGCGATGCCGGGGAGCTTAAAAAGGCGCTCGAGTATTTTGATAAGGCTATTGTTAAGTCGCCCGAAAACGCCGAACTATATTTATACCGCGGGCTTGCCCGGAACAGGCTCGATGATACCCTGGGTGCATTAGATGATATTAACCACGCTATCAAATATAAACGTGAATATTCGGAGGCTTACCAGCACCGTGCCGAAATTTACCTCTCGTTAAAAAATTACAGCAGTGCCCTGCTTGATGCGGACACCTCCATCCTGTACAACAAAAACAAGGATGGCTATGGCTATATTACCCGTGCCGATGCTGAAATTGGTTTAAAAAGACTGGACAGTGCCTTAACAGATTTTAACGCAGCAATCAAAGAGAATCCAAAAAACAGCGATGGCTATTCAGGCAGGGGGCATTTGGAATTTCTCACCTTAAAATATGTTGAAGCGCAGGCCGACCTCGATAAAGCTATTGAAATAAACCCTGCTAACACCTACGCCTACCTTTACCGCGGCGACCTGAAGATTGCCATCGGTGACAATGCCGGCGCAATCCAGGATTACCGCAAACTGCTGGTTTTTGAGCCAAAGAACGAAGAGGGCAATTTAAAGCTCGGGAAGGCGCTGTTAGCCGAAAAGAAATATGCTGATGCATTAAAATTGTACGACCGCCTTATCGCCAATAACAACAAAAACGATGAAGTTTATGTACTTCGCGGTGTTGCATTGGGCGGCGAAGGTGAAACCCAAAAAGCCTTTGCCCAATTCAATGAAGTTATAGGCAGAGATACAACAACGGTTAATGACCTTACAGCCATGGTTGATGAATTTCGAAAAATTAAAACGACAATCGTTACCTCTCCAAACTATGCTGCGCTCAGAAGCACTTACGTGCCGGATGCCGACACCGCCTCGGGCATTAAACGCATTTACCGCGCTATGGGCAAGCTTAAACCCGTTATTTCGGATGCTTATATTTATACGGGTAATATCTATATTACCTTAAAAGATACCATTGCCGCCAGCAAAAATTTTGATAAAGGCATTTACTACGATGAAAATAATGATGAAGCTTTCTTTTCAAGAGCGAATTTAAAGATGGGGCAAAAAAATTACCAGGGTGCTGATTTTGATTACGTTAGCGTACTCCTGATCAATCCTGACAATGTAAAAACCTATGCCTATCGGGGCCTTGCGGAAAGCTACCTTCGTGATACGGCGAATATGCGTACAGATTTTGAAGAAGCAATTAAGCTGAGCCCTAAAAACGAAAATAACTTTATTTTACGCGGCAAGGCAAAAGTTAACTTGCAGGATCAGGCCGGCGCCATGAAAGATTTTAACACCGCGATTACCTTAAACCCCAACAACCCGGATGGATGGTTTAACAGGGGCATGGCCAAAATAAACCAAAACGACGGCAGCGGATGCGCGGACTTACGCAAAGCGCTCGACCTCGGTTCTAAAGAAGCGCCGGATGCTGTCAAAAAATATTGCAGGTAA